In a genomic window of Terriglobia bacterium:
- a CDS encoding ATP-binding cassette domain-containing protein → MSFFSQPLEGRSATVDSQNDAIVFEDVVLSFGTEKPVLDGISFRLACGETKAIFGIAGTGKSTILKLALGLLKPDSGSIYVLGEEVTAMKEEQLFDLRRKIGMVFQESALFDSLTVEDNVAFRMIEERKPYEELHQRVLEVLRFVELEHTVNLFPSELSGGMRRRVAIARAIVNRPEVLLYDSPTGGLDPVTSTTIIELLVKQRDVYHTSALLVTHRLQDAFIMATNAFNPKTNHMEEVPEDQQRDLKTNFLVLREGKIIFSGNASELVYSKDDYIREYLSQ, encoded by the coding sequence ATGTCATTCTTTTCCCAGCCCCTCGAAGGAAGAAGCGCAACCGTCGATTCGCAGAATGACGCAATTGTCTTCGAAGATGTAGTACTGTCCTTCGGCACCGAGAAGCCCGTCCTCGACGGCATCTCCTTTCGCCTCGCCTGTGGCGAAACCAAGGCCATCTTCGGCATCGCGGGAACCGGTAAAAGCACGATCCTGAAGCTCGCGCTCGGCCTTCTGAAGCCCGATTCCGGAAGCATCTACGTTCTAGGCGAAGAAGTAACCGCCATGAAGGAAGAACAACTGTTCGACCTCCGCCGGAAGATTGGAATGGTCTTCCAGGAAAGCGCCCTCTTCGACTCACTTACGGTCGAAGACAATGTCGCATTCCGCATGATCGAGGAGCGCAAGCCCTACGAGGAACTGCACCAGCGCGTACTGGAGGTCCTGCGCTTCGTAGAACTCGAGCACACCGTCAATCTCTTCCCCAGCGAACTCTCAGGAGGCATGCGTCGCCGCGTCGCCATCGCCCGCGCCATCGTCAATCGACCTGAAGTCCTGCTCTACGACTCGCCGACTGGCGGACTCGACCCGGTAACGTCGACCACCATCATCGAACTGCTGGTGAAGCAGCGCGACGTTTACCACACCAGCGCCCTGCTGGTAACCCATCGCCTCCAGGACGCCTTCATCATGGCAACGAACGCGTTCAACCCTAAGACCAATCACATGGAAGAAGTCCCTGAAGACCAGCAACGCGATCTGAAGACGAATTTCCTCGTCCTCCGCGAAGGCAAGATCATCTTCTCCGGGAATGCCTCGGAACTGGTCTATTCCAAGGACGACTACATCCGCGAATACTTGAGTCAATAA
- a CDS encoding ABC transporter permease: MELTFSPAEFAKTKVLAVQDYSHLAWRSLANLFRRPRYIADTLQQADLIGFGSLPIVLAATFFTGAALALNSASSLSRFGAISVIGQLVSVGIVRELGPVLAGLVVAGRNSSGMASELGSMIVTEQIDAMRALGTDPTKKLVTPRVISTIVMLFFLTILGDLTGLVGGGVVATGLLGLDYHAYWSSTWQTLVFSDVFMGLAKPLVFGFIIATIGCYFGLSAKGGTQGVGRATTEAVVAAMILIIAVDVFVTRLLMLILGVY, encoded by the coding sequence ACTACTCGCATCTCGCCTGGCGTTCGCTGGCCAACCTCTTCCGTCGTCCGCGCTATATCGCTGACACGCTCCAGCAAGCCGACCTCATCGGTTTCGGTTCGCTGCCCATCGTTCTCGCAGCCACGTTCTTTACCGGAGCTGCGCTCGCCCTGAACAGCGCCTCGAGCCTGAGTCGCTTCGGGGCCATCAGCGTCATCGGCCAGTTGGTCTCTGTTGGAATTGTCCGCGAACTCGGTCCTGTTCTCGCCGGACTCGTAGTCGCCGGACGCAACTCCTCCGGAATGGCCAGCGAACTCGGTTCCATGATCGTCACCGAGCAGATCGACGCCATGCGCGCCCTCGGCACCGATCCCACCAAGAAGCTCGTCACGCCTCGCGTAATCTCGACGATTGTCATGCTCTTCTTCCTGACGATCCTCGGAGACCTGACCGGTCTGGTCGGCGGCGGAGTCGTCGCCACCGGCCTCCTCGGTCTCGACTACCACGCCTACTGGTCGAGCACGTGGCAAACGCTCGTCTTCTCCGACGTCTTCATGGGACTCGCGAAACCACTCGTCTTCGGCTTCATCATCGCCACCATCGGCTGCTACTTCGGCCTCTCCGCCAAGGGCGGCACGCAAGGCGTCGGACGCGCGACCACGGAAGCTGTCGTCGCCGCGATGATCCTGATCATCGCCGTGGACGTCTTCGTCACTCGCCTGCTGATGCTGATCCTGGGAGTCTATTGA